One Ethanoligenens harbinense YUAN-3 genomic window carries:
- a CDS encoding YabP/YqfC family sporulation protein: protein MARKHPKTRHAKLRRLPAAVLEKTAQALEIPPDFTGGMLHVELSGNREAVVEGNCSILEYDDTIIRLHAGKYTLRFTGRGLSMRNLRKNYAIIEGYILSVEYL, encoded by the coding sequence ATGGCCCGAAAACATCCCAAAACACGCCATGCGAAACTGCGCAGACTGCCGGCCGCCGTGCTGGAAAAGACCGCGCAGGCGCTGGAGATACCGCCTGACTTTACGGGCGGCATGCTGCATGTGGAGCTTTCCGGAAACCGCGAAGCGGTGGTGGAAGGCAACTGCTCCATCTTGGAATATGACGATACCATCATCCGGCTGCACGCCGGAAAATACACGCTACGCTTCACCGGCCGCGGGCTTTCCATGCGCAACCTGCGCAAAAACTACGCGATTATAGAGGGCTACATCCTGTCGGTGGAATATCTGTGA
- a CDS encoding LysR family transcriptional regulator: MTIRHLRIFIAVHDSRSMTAAANQLFMTQPSVSQAIKEMETYYSVVLFERLSHKLFITEAGKRLYQYAIHITKLFNEMEESLKESVAHKKLAIGANYTVGSALIDRYIQRFNELYPDAEIRVYINKASVLTEMLRSNELDLALMEENNQPDLKKEVFCDDRIVIVADPQHPLSAKVPITAADLANERLLLREKGAGVRNLFDSRMHHIGLSVQPYWEGTSTTALINAAKNRLGIAVLPFQLVRDQIASGFLKELRIEDMDLSRKLAIFYHKNKFLTDAIKEFIAICRAFSGPS; encoded by the coding sequence ATGACGATACGACATTTGCGGATATTCATTGCGGTGCACGACAGCCGGAGCATGACCGCAGCGGCAAATCAATTATTCATGACGCAGCCATCCGTAAGCCAGGCGATAAAAGAGATGGAAACCTATTACAGCGTTGTCCTTTTTGAACGGCTTTCGCATAAACTTTTCATCACCGAAGCAGGCAAAAGGCTGTATCAATACGCCATACACATCACCAAACTTTTTAATGAAATGGAGGAGAGCCTGAAAGAAAGTGTCGCGCACAAAAAGCTGGCCATAGGGGCAAATTATACGGTGGGATCCGCCCTGATCGACCGGTATATACAACGATTCAACGAATTATATCCCGATGCGGAAATCCGGGTGTACATAAACAAAGCTTCCGTTCTCACAGAGATGCTCCGAAGCAACGAATTGGATCTCGCACTCATGGAAGAAAACAATCAACCCGATCTAAAAAAAGAAGTTTTTTGTGATGACCGGATCGTCATCGTCGCAGACCCGCAGCACCCGCTGTCCGCCAAAGTACCGATCACTGCGGCCGATCTCGCGAACGAACGCCTGCTCCTGCGGGAAAAGGGAGCCGGTGTGCGAAACCTGTTTGATTCCAGGATGCATCATATCGGCCTGTCTGTCCAGCCGTATTGGGAAGGCACGAGCACGACAGCGCTTATCAATGCGGCCAAAAACCGGTTGGGTATTGCGGTGCTGCCTTTTCAGCTTGTCCGGGATCAGATCGCATCGGGTTTCTTAAAAGAGCTGAGAATCGAAGACATGGATCTCAGCAGAAAACTGGCAATTTTTTATCATAAAAACAAATTCCTGACAGATGCCATCAAGGAGTTCATCGCTATCTGCCGTGCATTTTCGGGACCATCGTAA
- a CDS encoding DUF1003 domain-containing protein yields MKEKSVKELADLILNDHSTDKEEEEALHLLIEKRLAKDIYKSKNGKLSLGDHMADNIAQFAGSWRFIGTFVACMIVWIILNALALAHPFDAYPFILLNLVLSCIAAIQAPIIMMSQNRQESKDRERSENDYLINLKSEIIIADLHEKLDTLLANQQRIAERLNRLEKKPGE; encoded by the coding sequence ATGAAGGAGAAAAGCGTAAAAGAACTGGCTGATCTGATTCTGAACGATCATTCCACCGATAAAGAGGAAGAAGAAGCCCTGCACCTGCTCATCGAAAAACGTCTGGCCAAAGATATCTACAAATCCAAAAACGGAAAGCTCTCCCTTGGCGACCATATGGCGGACAACATCGCCCAATTTGCGGGCAGTTGGAGATTCATTGGTACATTCGTAGCCTGCATGATCGTCTGGATCATTCTCAATGCACTTGCGCTTGCCCACCCATTCGACGCATACCCGTTCATCCTGCTCAATCTGGTGCTTTCCTGCATTGCGGCCATCCAGGCGCCGATCATTATGATGAGCCAGAACCGGCAGGAAAGCAAAGACCGGGAGCGCTCTGAAAACGACTATCTCATCAATTTGAAATCTGAGATCATCATCGCCGACCTGCATGAAAAACTGGACACCCTGCTGGCAAACCAGCAGCGCATTGCAGAACGGCTCAACCGGCTCGAAAAAAAACCGGGCGAATAA
- a CDS encoding nucleoside recognition domain-containing protein codes for MIKTPRNQPPRIKERLHAFLLTSGASFLLLLLLFSPQAGLDGARTGLLLCAEVVIPTLFPFLVLSSFVIHLGLAERFGRLFTRLTAALFKLPGASAPVLVLGILGGYPVGARACAELVDTGALTRAEGNRLLTFCINSSPAYIIGAAGAGLLHSAQAGALLYAAHILSSLLVGTLLGMHSPKPSAGALARRPVTRMPASGALVTSVTGAATSMLGISGFVVFFSSLSSLLFSTGLVGWMARLAAFLPGLHWFDAGTAQTLLKGFLEVSGGCDAAVHNGQFVLEALSAFLSWSGLSVVFQVLFAVRGTGLSARGYVASRPLHMLFSILFTVILFSLFPVAIPTLAATSRVALSMHNAPASAALLFACALLLLARATV; via the coding sequence ATGATCAAAACACCCCGAAACCAACCGCCACGCATCAAAGAGCGGCTGCATGCCTTTCTGCTCACCTCCGGCGCCAGCTTTTTGCTTCTGCTGCTCCTTTTTTCCCCCCAGGCGGGGCTGGACGGCGCACGCACCGGGCTGCTGCTCTGTGCCGAAGTCGTCATCCCCACACTATTTCCATTTCTTGTGCTTTCCTCTTTTGTGATCCATCTTGGGCTGGCCGAACGCTTCGGACGGCTGTTCACCCGGTTAACGGCGGCGCTTTTCAAGCTGCCCGGCGCATCGGCCCCCGTGCTGGTGCTGGGGATACTCGGCGGTTATCCGGTGGGAGCGAGGGCGTGCGCCGAACTGGTAGACACCGGCGCGCTCACACGCGCGGAGGGAAACCGCCTGCTCACCTTCTGCATCAATTCAAGCCCGGCCTATATCATCGGCGCGGCAGGCGCGGGTTTGCTGCACAGCGCCCAGGCCGGCGCGTTGCTCTACGCGGCGCATATCCTGTCTTCCCTGCTGGTGGGGACTCTGCTCGGCATGCACAGCCCCAAACCGTCCGCCGGCGCGCTGGCGCGCCGACCGGTCACGCGCATGCCCGCATCCGGCGCGCTGGTCACCTCTGTAACCGGCGCGGCAACCAGCATGCTGGGCATCAGCGGTTTTGTCGTCTTTTTCTCGTCGCTGTCTTCCCTGCTGTTCTCCACCGGTCTGGTCGGATGGATGGCACGACTGGCCGCCTTTCTGCCGGGCCTGCACTGGTTCGACGCGGGCACGGCGCAAACTCTGCTCAAGGGATTTCTGGAAGTGTCCGGCGGATGCGACGCTGCGGTGCACAACGGGCAATTTGTACTGGAGGCCCTTTCCGCGTTTTTGAGCTGGTCGGGACTGTCGGTTGTCTTTCAGGTGCTTTTTGCCGTACGGGGCACCGGCCTTTCCGCACGCGGCTATGTGGCCAGCCGCCCGCTGCATATGCTCTTTTCCATTTTGTTCACCGTGATACTGTTCTCCCTCTTTCCGGTGGCCATCCCCACTCTGGCCGCAACCTCACGGGTCGCGTTGTCCATGCATAACGCGCCTGCCAGCGCGGCGCTGCTGTTTGCATGCGCGCTGCTTCTGCTGGCACGGGCAACCGTTTAG